From Cydia fagiglandana chromosome 6, ilCydFagi1.1, whole genome shotgun sequence, the proteins below share one genomic window:
- the LOC134665521 gene encoding zinc carboxypeptidase-like codes for MHIADPLREANAKMNCLFVLLFYFCTDAFAASVDVKTYSGYREYQVTGDKESLDKFEESVRRFEARFQEQFLIKRYSATSLQTLVSPELVAFFDEYVQKLNLRATLIFDDISEIIQQEKAPSLRKKGFSWSAYYDIDDIYGYLQNMSATYPQWTELVVGGESYEGRQIKGLRINTPESRTEGKPAIFIESGIHAREWITPATTTYFINQLLTSDNPDIEALRNQFDWHIFPSVNPDGYHFSFTKDRMWRKTRSKSSNGCYGADPNRNWDYNWLKHGANDNPCDYQVYGGSKPFSEIETRTLSQYISNVENLLGYIAFHADAQMLLLPYSDSKEHNDNYNDLVTIGKTSLDYGYKVNHAKYDGPATAAEVLYKASGGSMDWVRFALGTQLVYTYELRGYYFYWPPALIYQQGDEVTQMMLGLFKEAGNLGYYK; via the exons ATGCACATAGCTGACCCGCTTCGCGAAGCAAACGCAAAGATGAATTGCCTTTTCgtgcttttgttttatttttgtacggACGCTTTTGCGGCCAGTGTTGATGTCAAAACGTATAGTGGTTACAGAGAGTATCAGGTGACAGGCGACAAAGAAAGTCTTGATAAATTTGAAGAAAGCGTAAGAAGGTTTGAGGCAA gATTCCAGGAACAGTTTCTCATTAAGCGCTACAGTGCAACTTCGCTTCAAACGCTCGTGTCACCCGAGCTAGTGGCCTTTTTTGACGAATACGTCCAAAAGTTAAACCTTCGAGCTACGcttatttttgacgatatatcCGA aataaTACAGCAGGAAAAAGCCCCCAGTCTAAGAAAGAAGGGTTTCTCTTGGTCTGCATACTACGACATTGATGAT ATATACGGCTACCTCCAAAACATGAGCGCGACGTACCCTCAATGGACCGAGCTGGTGGTGGGCGGGGAGAGCTACGAAGGCCGACAGATCAAGGGGCTGAGGATCAACACGCCAGAAAGCAGGACCGAGGGCAAGCCAGCTATCTTCATCGAGTCTG GCATCCACGCTCGAGAATGGATCACCCCCGCCACAACGACCTATTTCATCAATCAACTGCTCACAAGCGACAACCCTGATATTGAAGCCCTGCGGAATCAATTCGACTGGCACATTTTTCCGAGTGTCAACCCTGATGGCTATCACTTTAGTTTTACCAAA GACCGTATGTGGAGAAAAACTCGCTCAAAATCAAGCAACGGCTGCTACGGAGCGGATCCGAATCGCAACTGGGACTACAACTGGCTGA AGCACGGAGCGAACGACAACCCCTGCGATTACCAAGTCTACGGCGGCTCCAAGCCGTTCTCCGAGATCGAGACCCGAACCCTGTCTCAGTACATCTCCAACGTGGAGAACCTTCTCGGCTACATTGCTTTCCACGCGGATGCTCAGATGCTTTTGCTCCCTTATTCGGACTCGAAGGAGCATAACGATAATTATAATGACTTG GTAACAATCGGCAAAACATCTTTAGACTACGGGTACAAGGTGAATCATGCTAAATATGATGGCCCTGCTACCGCTGCGGAAGTTCTAT ACAAAGCCTCAGGCGGCAGCATGGATTGGGTGCGTTTCGCTCTCGGAACCCAACTGGTGTACACGTATGAGCTGAGAGGCTACTACTTCTACTGGCCACCGGCGCTGATCTACCAGCAAGGAGACGAGGTCACACAGATGATGTTGGGACTGTTTAAGGAAGCCGGGAATCTCGGATACTACAAATAA